The Rhineura floridana isolate rRhiFlo1 chromosome 14, rRhiFlo1.hap2, whole genome shotgun sequence genomic sequence tggtcactttaaatatgtctgatttactttgcaattttagtgaagtttcctataggaaatcattttcttttgcttttgtttctatgaatatgtgaagtacagcaacactttgcaaaatttatactaaaaaaactccaaacataactgtagaataatggcactgacttctgcaaaatagtctccagtggacctcagaagtatctcaatttgcacaagataagacagtggaaggtgaaatatattctagcaaaattctagatgtgctctatgtttttaattgatcgtgaacaccttgccttaaataaagtggtttaaacatagcaggctaaaaacatacatcctcttttttccaacagctagagtcattgttgaagtagcaacatattgtgatcagtctggttttacatcaaactgcagtttcagattcaactgttaatgcacccaaaatagaaatagaacataacctccaatataaaacacaaaaggctgtcttcaccatcacatgacaatgaccaataaaaaggctttgaaattaatagaaatacatttgacacagatttctaggatgaataaggaggggggaaattttctggtttagattctctgtagaaacattggtaacacaggaaagaagcaaagtaagaagaacaccaacaaacatacaaaaatataattctccatctttggagatggcaggtgttgccaccactcaccatatgctcagaggcacatgttaccaaattcttccaagctacacagcaagtggattggactgtgaaagaccaacccaaattgtgtttgaattttgacaactttgtagggcagtacaatatctcagagaggaggtcaggtctcctgctcccctggtgcattcactatagctgcccaatttccctgcttttaaagtttggtagaaatatctgtgggctataggtacattcttaaactgcaaggttttttgcgtattagtgaataatttCTATGAGGTTTACAACAGATTTTACCACAATCAGCCAtgtggatggaaagatctgtccatttgggttctcatttttctattcttaaattcagttctctatatttctgcagcaatttgctatgtccttatgaaaattcttcagcattttagtgtgaatttcacctaataaacacatttttgtgtgcaattctgACTAGTGTACCATTTGTTACAATTTCTAATATATATTAATTTttcctataatgcattttcatatgttatttccccaagatattcatttttatgcccactttcccctattatatgcatttctgtaaatattgtttggtggaagaactacattgcaaaatttggataataaTTAATTTTGAAGAATGGTGTGTTTCAGTTATACTGTTCCACAAAGTGCAAATTCGATTGATTCggctgtaaatgcaaactgaaacaaatttctccctcaattAAAAAGTATACATATTTTGTTACATaattcctcaccaccaccactattcCTTTCTATTTGCATGGCTGGGTCAGTGTGTTGAACTCTAATGAGCATCATCCAAAATCTCACCCTTGATCCTTGTTTTCCACAATAGGCAATGGATGAATTCCAGTTCCTCTTGTGTGAGAGATGCCAAGGGGAAGTCCAGAGCCCCAAACTCCTGCCCTGCCTTCACAATCTCTGCACCCAGTGCCTCAAAGAGAACAAGTCCATTCATCTCTGTGCCACATGTGGAACCTCATACATGCAAAATGAAGAGGACTGCAAACTGCAGGAGAATTTGCTCTTTGCAAACCTTCAGGTCAAGCTAAGGATCTGGCAGAAGATTAAGAATGGCAAAGACTTGATCTGCATCAACTGTAAGAATGAGGCAGTGTCCTGGTGTTTTGACTGCAATGAGTTCCTTTGTGCCATGTGTTTAGAATTCCACCAGAGatatatgaaaagggaaggccATGAAGCCAAACCACTGAGGGATCTTCAGGCAGAGTCTAGCATGGAGTTCCTTGCAGGGATCAGAAAGCAGAGTATCATGTCCTGCTCCAACATTGGCCACAAAGGTCAAGCTCTAAGGTAGGTTGTCCATCGGCACTTAATTCTCAGATTGGGGAACCCATTTTGAGGGCCAGGGTCCAACTCCTGTAAGCACAAGAGCTGGTGGGCCTGGAGTCACAAACTTGCAAGAGAGGGGAACTCTCCAGCTAATGAGGAAGGCTAGTACTGGCAACAGGTGCTAGGAAATTattgctgaagcagcagaggAGCTGTCCACTGAATAGGGGCTAAGTGAAGGAGGGCCTTGTGCTGCCAGCCGATGGAGGAATCCTTCTAACAGTggagggatcatagctcagtgacagagcacatagaatagtagagttggaagggatcctacaaggccatcaaatccaaccccctgctcagtgcaggaatccaacgtaaaatatgatggaagtgtataaaattatgcatgaccttgagaaagtggatagagaaaagttcttctccctctcacataatactagaactcgtggacattcaaagaagctgaatgttggaagattcaggacagacaaaaggaagtacttctttactcagcacatagtcaaactatggaatttgctcccacaagatgcagtaatggccaccagcttggatggctttaaaagaagattagacaaattcatggaggacagggctatcaatggctactagccatgatggctgtgctctgccaccctagtcagaggcagcatgcttctgaaaaccagttgccggaagcctcaggaggggagagtgttcttgcactcgggtcctgcttgcgggcttcccccaggcacctggttggccactgtgagaacaggatgctgaactagataggccactggcctgatccagcaggctcttcttatgttcttatgttatgttcttatgttcttaaaacatacTGACaggtgctgtccagctgcctcttgcatgcctccagtgctggagagcccatcacctccctaggtcattggttccgttgTTGTACTGCTCTTACAGTTAAGACATTTTTTCTGATGATCAGTCGAAGTCTGACTTCCTTCAGCTtgtgcccattattccatgtccggctctctgggacaatcaagaaaagatccttgcccttcttgtgaCAACATGGTTTACATGCCATAGGGTCCAGATTCGATCTTTAGTATCTCCAGTTTAGAGGATCTGGAAGTGGGAAAAGGAGAGCGGCAGCCAGTCAGAGTCGACTATGAATGAACCGTAGAGTAGAATGAGGCAGCTTCTGATGATCCTTTGCAACCTCTTTCTGGATTTGCTGCTGCCTTTGGGCCTGGGGTTTAGGGAGTGATGGCAGATTCATGGGGAGTCCAGGCATGTAGCAAGGGGTATACCTCCCACGTTTCTGGATTCGGCTACGTCTAAGGAGGGGATTTCCTTTGTAGTGGTTGTCCTCCCACTAgtacagcgtttcccaactagtgggccaccagatgttgttggaccacaattcccatctttcctgaccattggcaatgctggctgaggctgatgggagttgtggtccaacaacatctggtggcgtgctagttgggaaaggctgcactagtagCTTcccaacctccagatgttttggactacaactcccatcagccccagctgctaGGCAAAAGATGGCCTAGAGATTGTCTTGTATAAGGTGACAaataaaatcttattttaaatgccgccctgggctactactggaaagaagggcgggatataaatttgataataataaattactgtaataataaatattaattagTATTAGTAATTATTAATATAATTAGCCATAACAATTATTAacatttaataacaataataatttaatacTAACAAgtagtaattaataataataaagtattaCTACTAATTGATAATTAATAATATTACTAAttgataattaataataattgttattgttattactaaTTAAAATACTGAATAATAAAAGCCAATGCTGACCagcagtcatttatttatttattgtatttctatctcacctttcctccaaggagctgaagatgGTGTACATAGTTCCCTCCATCCTTTTTTATCCttaccacaaccctgtgaggtaggttaggctatgaGGCAGTGAGGACACCCAGCGAatttcgtggctgagtggggatttaagcctagtctcccaggtcctagtccaacactctaaccacttcactaCACTGGCTCAGCCATGAGTTTAACTGTATTTGATTCACAGCATCTATTGCAATGAGTGTCAGAAGTCCATGTGCTGTGTCTGTGCACTGCTAGACAGGAGGCACAATGAGGATCACCACTGTGATATCCAAAATGAAATTGGGTGCCGGCAAAATGAGCTGCAGAGCATGAGCACAGAGCTGAAGGGGAAGAAAAGCAACTACAACAACACCTATAACAGTCTCCTAGAGCTGGTGAAAAACATGGAGAAGGTGAGGAATGAGACGAGAGAGCAGATCCAGCAGAAGGTCGGCGAGATGGTGAAGGTGCTGCGAGAAAAGGAGGAGAAGTTTCTAGCGGAGGTGGAGGAGCAGCATAAGCAACAAGTCCAGAATGTAGAGAAGAAGCTCAAGGACATGGAGGGAGTGGTGAAGAGGATGGCGTCCAGCGAGCAGCTGGTGGAGAAGATGCACCTCTATGCCTCCGACCAAGAGGTGTTGGAGATGCACTCCTACATCAAAGGGTCTCTGCAGGAGCTCATAGAGAAGCAGCCACCAGTTGTAGATCTCCAGATTGAAGTGGGGAACTTTGGAGAGGTCAAGGCCCAGCTCCAGTCTCTGTTTGACAGAGTGACAAACGTCCAAGGTAAGAGCCTTGCAGAATGATGATGACCTTGGTTGGTGtgactggggtgggtgggatagGATGTGGAGGGGAGGGACCGTAGCCCAGTGGCAAGCTCCCTGCTTTGTGTGtggaaagtcccagattcaatggtgtcatcagggcaggactttaggGCAAATgttcagggccccactcagcagaatgagcaggagggcctcaAACGTTGCACGGCtgccttaccacattttgaattaCTAATACACATTCCCATGTAAAGAagagctgccaccaccaccaaagaCAACCTTGAATCTAAATTTACCTAATTGCACCACTAGCCCAGGTTTAAATCCTGGCATCTCAAGTTAAAATCCTAGTGGCTGGCTGGACCTGCCTGAGatcttggggagctgctgccagttggagcAGATGATACTACCCTACATGGACCAGTGatttgactttgtataaggcaatATCGTAAGTTCATATGGCAGCATACTAAATGTGGAATCTGACTAAGATTCTAGAATTGGTAGGTAATTGAAATTCAAGAGCCCAATCAGCCTTTGTTCCACTCAGTTAAGAAGGCAGATTACATGATTTTCAGGGGCTCCCATAGTCATATTCTAGTCATCTAATGTTAGGTGATGAATACAGATAAAATGTTTTGCTGATACTTCATCCTTGTCCATGCCTGCCCACAGTTTGACTATTGGCTACTTTGTGCTATTGCAAAATGGAGATATCATCTTGAGAACTGGGAATCCATAGGagttttttgtattattattattattattattattatttgccaggaggggagagtaaaaAAAGGCCTGTTCCTTAAAACTTTATTGTGCAAGGATTTACTAAAACATTTTACACTGAATAGGAAGAAAAGTGAACGCTGGTATAGTCATACCAGTAGCAGTTACAAACCTAAATTTCATTCattaatggagaataaggctatcagtggctactagccacaatggttgtattctgcttccactgtcggaggcagtatgtctctgaataccagttgctggaaaccacaggaggggaaagtgctcttgtgctcaggtcatgctttgcaggcttcccataggcatctggttagccagtgtgagaacaggatgctggactatatggccctgtggtctgatccagcaggctcttcttatgttcttgaggTACTCAGTGTATGCGTACCCTAAATAAGAGCAAACCAATTTGCTCCAGGAGCCCATTTTCTAATTAATACTTTTTCATCCTTTTTAGAAGCTGTCCCGGCTAGACTGGAAACGGCATCCAACCAGGTGAGAGTTGATTTGGATACAGCAGGGTTGGGAAATCAGTGCCTCTCCAGATCTTCCTAGacagactcccaactcccatcaaccccagccagcatgcccaatggtcaggtatgatgggagtcatagtccaattacatctggagggctgcaggtctcCCATCCCTTGTACACATCATGAACTGTTATTTCCTTGTTGAGAAACTCCAACTGTGCATtggagccagctggggaggacaagcctcagacggaggcaatggtaaatcccctctgaataccgcttaccatgaaaaccctattcatagggtagccataagtcgggatcgacattTCCATTGGAGGTATCTTTTCAGAGATTTCGAAGCAATGCTGTAGAGTTGTTGGCCTTAACACATGCAAGCATTTTTAGGTCTTTCACCATGAACACCGGACAAAAtagttttagaattttttttatagTGCAATCAGTCCGCAATCTGGAAAAGCTGAAAGAAGCATCCCACACATGCATGAAATGACCTGCCCCTCTGGCATGCTAAAGGTATGCACATCAGATTAGGACAAATCCTGAACTGAGAATCAAAGTGAGTCGCTTTAGACAGATTCAGGAATTGTCCGGCCCAAAGTAGGATCTCTCCAAAGTGCCctgaaatgaaggggggggggggggctccaagGAAAATCTGGGATGATTCAGATGTTTAGAAAAACCTGCACAGGCAGTATGTCTACAAAAATTGAAACATTTCTCCCAAAACTTGCCATATAAAGAAAACCACAGGGTGAGGAAAAGGAGAGAGCTCTTTGTGACTTACAGGCTGGGATGAGGGAGGAATTCAGTTCACACATCTACAAATTACATCAGGGTcatgactagggatgtgctagaattatgCCCAATTTATATTTCgtattgaattttccattaattattCTCAATCATTAAGAATAGGATTTTAATGTAGTAAATTTCCatgactattttttaaaatggactttaaaaaaatccacctctaaaacatcagttttaagaatgataatttattgatatttcctttgaaatatcaattaaaaacattgcttttaggaaatactgatatttttaaaggaatagttcaaaaattatcattcttaaaagTAATATTTCCAtcaaaatataaaaaattaaaaattgatattaatatcaatattttccccaagtgaaataaaacacagattggtaaaagcagctgcTAGTAGATAAAGAACGAACTTGAGTCGATGCCAGCCTGTGAGGTCTATTGAATGTGTTTGACctgcactggccaacagatcccatccctagtcatgacCAAGAGAGACCAATTAGATGCCTGGATgcacttacttttttttaacattcCCCCCACCGCTAATGGTTTGATTGTTTTTCTAGGTTGACAGGACGATGAAGGCCAATAGCATGGATGGCAATCACATCTGTGGGGCAGCCGTCAGTAACAAATTTAACAATACTCTGGTAAGTACGGAAGTGCAATTCCTGTCCCACCATTCCCTACCACCCTCCTGCATTCCCTCACTGTGATGATCGTGGCATCAACCTGTCATGTAAACCTCATTCTAGacaagacagaaagagagaaaatgtggggagaggaggaggtatCTGAGTAGACACAGGAAGCTCTCAACAACATCCAAGGCTGGCACTAGagccagagctacagttcccagaatggttgaacagtcagtccttctttccagggaactctgggaattgtaactctaggAGAGcatcaggggtctcctaacaactcttagcacccttaataaactatagttcccaggattctttgcgggaagccatgaccatttaaagtggtataatactgctttcagtgtgtagtgcagatgggccccaATTGGCACTTTGGGCAGGATGTTGACAGGAAGGAGGCAGCAAACGCAGCAACAGAGAAGCAGAGGGCATTTGCTGCTCAAGTGGAAATCAAAAAATATTTGGGGAATAtaatggggaaggaccatagcccagttctagagcatctgcttggcatgcagaaagtcccaggttgaatctcctctccccaccaccacctgaaaccccggagagccgctgccagtcagtgtagataatagtgagctagatggagcaatcaGACTCCATATAAGGCCGCTTTCTATGTTCTTATTCAATGCATTTTTCTCATCTCCTAGAGCGATTTACCAAAGTCACTGGCAAAGAGAAAACGTGTCCAGGAGGAAAGGGCTATTCAGATTCTTCCAAAAGTGATTAAAACGGAGCCTGATGACAGCGAATGGGTGAAACAGAGCAGGCCACCTAGCAACAGTTTGCTAGAAGAACCAGGGACCAGTTCTCAATCTTCAGGAGGCAGCCACGCCACAGGGGGTGGAGGCAACgcaggagaaggcatgaacaactCACTGTGGActcctgtttcctcctcatctgaATCAGGTAAAGGCAGGCCCCTGCTGTTTAGGGATTCTTTGGAGGTATTAGGACCAATTCATAAATGTTTGGTCTATTTTTGGAAGGGGGGGCAGGGGTGCTAATAGCACCTAACCTAAGTTAGTATTTCGTGGTGAAATCAATCCACGGAATGGTCTAAGGAAAGCTACAGCGTTCAATCCAGATATGgggaacctgatgccctccagatgtcattgaccTGACCgtaggccatgctggcaggggctggtgggagtcagactccaacaacatctggagggccaccggtgaACCGCCCCTGGTTTAATCAAACAGGTTGAGTTATTAATCAAACATTTCTTGATTTATTACAGAGCACGCACAATTAACAAGATTCTTAAAATGATATTTAATACAAGTGCTTACACAAACCTCCAAtggctgccctgggttcctttaagaggaagggtgggataggaaTTAAATTCTTCATCATCATACAAGAGACATTCTTACCTGTgtgaaagggagggggaatgcctcttttaagatgGAGCCAGCTTTGACAAAAGCATGCATCATCCAAAAAATTAAGAGAGaaagtaagcaagcaagcaaaaattATGAGTCAACTTGGATTTCTTTAATTGGCTCTTGTTTGAAGGTTCCCTCTCCAAAGCTAAGGATGTCTGGCTTGGTCTGCTCAGGGCCTCATTAgaggagcctactggatcaggccagtggcccatctactccatcatcctgttctcacagtgaccaacctgaTGCCTACGGGAGCCtacagcaggacctgagcacaagcacaacagcactctccccacttgtgattcccagcaattagtATTCCACAGTGGAAGTGGGAGATCACCTCGGAACCTTCTGAGCTCCTTAGAAGAAGGATGGGGCACAAATATTACAAAGAACATGATGATCTGGTTTAATGATTATATCAAGTCAGGCAGTGGATACTTATGTCTGGGGAGCCATCCCTCGCCATTCCTGGCCTCTTTTGGAAGACAACACTGTGTATCCTGCTTGTGCGTGCTAAACTAGTGTGCTGACCTTAGGTGTTGTGGGGAACATTattccattgccagtgttgattCAACTACTAGTCCATTTGGCTTCTGGACATGGAATGgaggccatcttgtccttcacatcAGGCAGGGccacaggggaaggactgtagctcactggtagagcctctgctttgcgtgcagaaggtcacaggttcaatctctggcatgcaGTAGTGCTGGGAAAGTTCCCTACCTGAAACCtgggagagacactgccagtcagtgtagacaatactgagtgagatggaccaatggtccagctcagtataaagcagcaaaatgtctagaGCTGATGCTGAGACTCAGCTTGGTTTTCTGAAAGCTGTGTGAGATCTTGGCACAATTGTGATTATTTGACGATAGGTCACAACGCCCATATGCCTAAACTTTTTGCTCAATAAATCCAACTGGAATGAAATACAAGCCTCTTAGCAGGCTAGTAAAAAAAAGCCTTCTACCAATGAGAGTGATTGATGGAAGAGGAACAGAGCAATTCACCTGTCCTTCACTAACCTGCTGGGTTTCTGTGACGGTCTCCGCAAAGGGACCTTCCCTTCCTTCATTTTATCACAGAAAGCAAGTGGGCTGATGGAGGAGAAACAGATTGATCCAACCATCCTCTCCCAGAACACTCACTCATTTAAATGGAAATCCTGGCTGCCATAGGCGACCAGGTGTGTTAATTGCAATGTTGATCTTGCCTATAATAGGCTAAAGCGTGCAGTATGGCTGCACTGATGTCCTGGCTTTTTTCTTGCAGATGATGCTTCTTTTATAGATAGTTGTTCAGAAGAAGAAGCCACCGATGATGAATCTGTGGTGAGTGTTGAGATGCCCGAGACCAGAGTACCAGCTCGCTGTCGAATGGTGCCCTCCTCACTGCCCCCAGCCAACGGAGTCTCCCTTGAAGACTATGGTCATTCATCACATCTGTGGCACCTTTCAACTAAAAAATAAAGTGCTTTGCAATTCTTCTCTCATCCATAATTATGACACAGCCCCAGTGAAGCAGAACTTTGATGTTTCCATTTTGCAGATGGGGAAACTGAGTGCATCTCTCTACCCTTGTGCTTTTGCATCATCTCCCCTTCTTGTCAGTGCACTTTGTGAACTGGATAAAATGAGGTGGTTCCCTACAAAAAACCTTTAGCTGCAATAAAACCTTGTTAGTCTTTTAAGTTGTCCCAAAGCTCTTTTTTGTGGGTCCTGTAACTCTCCCCCTCCAGTGCCCAAGAAAGTGGTGTGATGGTTGCGGCTGGGATGGATGTGTCAGTAGCCCTTAATCTCTACGGTGTTCCACCACTTGTTTATCTTCTCACCAGGGCTCCATCTTGCTACAGGACATCAACAACAGATCACAGAGTAGCCAGGAAGAACACCCGAGACAGGAGCTTGCTTCGGGGCAAGGGACCATGGTGTTCTTCGACCTGAAGCTTCTATGTAAGGGGCTGACTGCCACTTTTAGAATCAAATCACAAAATTCTGACTTGagagtaaggatggaaggatgtgtcagtttcagttctctccatttctcagttttccaatcttaaattcagttttccacatttcagcaaaaaatgtgatttttgaaaaaatcttcatgaatattcatcagcttcagcaaatttcttttaaacatatttttgcatgcagttttgactgatgtacacatttttgcaagagattttccctaatataatgcatttttatgttatgctCACTAACACAtggatttttatgcaaacttttcccctaatattatgcatttctgtaaacattgcttggttgcagaaatgcatcgcaaaattcagataagtgcaaatttcataggatggttgtgctttggttctcatattgttttgggaagtgcacttTTGATGGAcactaaatgtgaactgaatcaaatttcttccccatctctacttgAGAGTGAATGGAGGGGATGATATGGCATGTAATATGgggagcaaaaaagaaaaacctcagCCTTTCTTCCTCCTTCCACTGGAGAAAAGGTTATCACCTTTTTCTTCTTTCACTGTCTGAGAGAATTTCAGATATGCATCATTAAGAATGTCAGAGTTGTGATGCTGTGGCAGATCAACTTGGCCTTCTGTTTCCCAGTAGTGGCTTGCCAGCCACCAGAGGCAAAATTCATAGGTAGGGTACGATGCCACCATCCCACCTCACATTGGATATagcggtgggctggatgaagaccaataagctgaagctgaatcctgtctAGACAAAGGTCCTGTGAATTGATGGTTCCCAGGTCCAGGAATTAGGTAGGTCGCTTGTTCTGGCTGGGTCATGCTCCCTCCCTCTTGAAAGAGCAGGTGGTGTGCAGGTTTGGGGGGGTTCTCCTAAATTCAGCATAGTtgcttgaggcccaagtggcctgaGCAGAGTGCCTTTTTCCATCTTTCTGGAAAGGGACAGCTTGGTCACAGTGCCTCAAATGCTGGCAACCTCAccattggattactgtaacatgctctataaTGAGCTGCCCTTCCttgttcggaaactgcagttggtgTAAAATGTGGCATCTAGACTGGTGCGTGGTATtttataacaacaaaacaaatgcaGCTCAAATACATTGAGGGGTTGTACATTAAaaaattgtttccattgtcaCATTACAGAGCTCCTCATCTGGTATTAACAGTTAAATGAGTTCAATAGAGGAACATAATTTTTACAAATAACAATTGTGAGGTCCAAATTTCATGCATTTGTACAAGCAACAAACTGTGCAGATCATTTGCAGTAGCATAAATGATACATTCTCCCGAAATGGCATGGAAATATTCCAGGTCCTCCGATCCTTTCGAGACTGTTATGTGTTATTTTCTCAGAGATTGCCAGATTCCaaacattgttgttatgtgccttcaagtcgatcacgacttatggcgaccctatgaatcagtgaccttcaatagcatctattaCAAGCAGGGCCTAGGCATGACTAGGTCCTTGGGCGTGAGCTTGTCCTGAGCTCACGTCTCCTGCCTGTTTTACCTATCTCTTTCTTGTGTCCTGTtgctgtgtgcacagggctgccatcaaccaagatggtagtagaggcttctctaaggggctgatgtcaccgctgccatcttggttgatggcacacatgtgctgTACACTATACACACGCacatacatgcctgccatcaaccaagatggcagtaggagcatcagccccttaaaaaagtctccgctgccatcttggttgatggcaaccctgcacata encodes the following:
- the LOC133369807 gene encoding protein PML-like; the encoded protein is MAQETSASPSENEAMDEFQFLLCERCQGEVQSPKLLPCLHNLCTQCLKENKSIHLCATCGTSYMQNEEDCKLQENLLFANLQVKLRIWQKIKNGKDLICINCKNEAVSWCFDCNEFLCAMCLEFHQRYMKREGHEAKPLRDLQAESSMEFLAGIRKQSIMSCSNIGHKGQALSIYCNECQKSMCCVCALLDRRHNEDHHCDIQNEIGCRQNELQSMSTELKGKKSNYNNTYNSLLELVKNMEKVRNETREQIQQKVGEMVKVLREKEEKFLAEVEEQHKQQVQNVEKKLKDMEGVVKRMASSEQLVEKMHLYASDQEVLEMHSYIKGSLQELIEKQPPVVDLQIEVGNFGEVKAQLQSLFDRVTNVQEAVPARLETASNQVDRTMKANSMDGNHICGAAVSNKFNNTLSDLPKSLAKRKRVQEERAIQILPKVIKTEPDDSEWVKQSRPPSNSLLEEPGTSSQSSGGSHATGGGGNAGEGMNNSLWTPVSSSSESDDASFIDSCSEEEATDDESVGSILLQDINNRSQSSQEEHPRQELASGQGTMVFFDLKLLSEDILHLAAVAEEGNCFSVLMTFSPIRSNFWDSELEEFLDYLHFLRMPILVGYKIWSMDLLPALFSALQNINKEEKFEASVFGFVDALPLLKEKNLEVPSYTLKDLDSIYLWGELNNTQAVDCAKTLKNLCTVLEVNPVREKKAVTTYSSLRCYASLQPLLRKKLLSKPSAQTLALHNICLSTLQREYQKDPEKGLKKLCRYLNSRRRDTEKKIRKLSKIRIHFQTLPSAAWHP